From Flavobacteriales bacterium, the proteins below share one genomic window:
- a CDS encoding PD-(D/E)XK nuclease family protein: MVGSFLEYIAQEILSNRKRMDALTIVLPSKRSIVFLKHHLSQKIDEPIWLPNIYSIEDFITELSGLNTLDNLSLQFKLYEVFNNNRPAENEDNFEQFLKWSQTILYDFNEMDRYLVDAKALLTNLRDIKELEQWSLNSAELTSFQEKYVQFFAYLFQWYTAFTTSLLEENLAYQGLAYRKAADNIQTIKHHFDEVWFVGLNALTTAENQIVNHFVTHNNARLFWDADAHYVENDKHEAGLFLRQHFQKWGSRKLTNYFEQDKSINIIGCAKNVGQSRVAGNLLNDLASDDLKNSQTALVLADENLLFPVLNNLPESIQAVNITMGAPIGTTPLYSLIDLLFKSQLKKANNQQQKFFTKDLQKIFRHPYMSRLFEPSLFKDINQYLSKEKILFVSASTLRKRFKQHSQWGVLSLLLGDWSETDMCLHSVKTLLDTLKNQLISEKASVESEVLFSFFKSLQVLENHLQDFESEMDLKTLRAIFFQIISKETISFMGEPLNGLQMMGVLETRTLDFKNLIVLSVNEEKLPAGKSVNSFIPFVLKKYFKMPTHEERDAIFAYHFYRLLQRAENVFLLYNTQSDDFGSGEKSRFITQISNELSHLNIKEKVLQSNASHSTEFQPICIRKTDAVKERILEWANHKVSPTSLNTFINCKLQFYFKYIAKIYVEDDLVEFMEAHSFGTIIHEALHHAYQTHLEATLTVENLDQIKDLTLTLIDEGFKKEVGQAMYQGKNHLIWKVAQRLTKNYFEIEKQFINDSIAPLKVTDTERSLPYELTVKGVNFKLFGNVDRVDQVGDSIRIVDYKSGKVNQSELKFKEFSELTANPKKSKAFQLMTYAYLYSKSVLKDDTPFRAGNYSFRNLEDGLIYVKMDKTPLKMDTSVLDEFEDVLKDLLSSILDEKSDFYPTDDESACTWCDFKTVCGRW; the protein is encoded by the coding sequence GTGGTAGGCTCATTTTTAGAATATATTGCCCAAGAAATACTTTCAAACAGAAAGCGAATGGATGCATTGACTATAGTCTTGCCGTCAAAGCGTTCTATTGTCTTTCTAAAACACCATTTATCTCAAAAAATAGACGAGCCAATTTGGTTACCAAACATCTATTCCATTGAAGATTTTATTACTGAACTCTCAGGCTTAAATACACTTGATAATTTGAGTTTGCAGTTTAAACTCTATGAGGTGTTTAATAATAACAGACCAGCTGAAAATGAGGATAATTTTGAGCAATTCTTAAAATGGAGTCAAACCATATTGTATGATTTTAATGAAATGGATCGCTATTTGGTTGACGCTAAGGCTTTACTGACCAACCTAAGAGATATTAAAGAATTGGAGCAGTGGAGTCTAAACAGTGCTGAGCTCACATCCTTTCAGGAGAAATACGTACAGTTTTTCGCCTATTTATTCCAATGGTATACAGCATTTACAACTTCCTTACTTGAGGAAAATTTAGCCTATCAGGGATTGGCATACAGAAAGGCAGCAGATAATATACAAACGATAAAACATCATTTCGATGAGGTGTGGTTTGTCGGCCTTAACGCCCTAACTACAGCAGAAAATCAGATTGTAAATCATTTTGTAACCCATAATAATGCCCGTTTATTTTGGGATGCGGATGCTCATTATGTAGAAAACGATAAACATGAAGCCGGTCTATTTCTGAGGCAACATTTTCAGAAATGGGGCAGTCGTAAACTGACAAATTATTTTGAACAGGATAAAAGTATAAATATTATTGGTTGTGCTAAAAATGTAGGACAGTCTAGAGTAGCTGGTAACCTTTTGAACGATTTAGCGTCTGATGATTTAAAAAACAGTCAAACCGCTTTAGTTCTTGCCGATGAAAACCTTCTGTTTCCTGTCTTAAACAATTTACCAGAAAGCATACAAGCGGTAAATATTACCATGGGTGCTCCTATTGGTACCACTCCATTGTACAGTTTGATTGATTTACTCTTTAAATCTCAACTTAAAAAAGCTAACAATCAACAACAGAAATTTTTTACCAAAGATTTACAGAAAATCTTTAGACACCCCTACATGAGTCGTCTATTTGAACCTTCATTATTTAAGGATATAAATCAGTATTTGAGTAAAGAAAAGATTCTTTTTGTTAGTGCTTCAACATTGAGAAAACGATTTAAGCAACATAGTCAGTGGGGTGTACTGTCTTTGCTTTTAGGTGATTGGAGCGAAACTGATATGTGTCTGCACAGTGTTAAAACGTTATTGGATACACTGAAGAATCAACTGATTTCTGAAAAAGCAAGTGTAGAATCAGAGGTATTATTTTCATTCTTTAAATCTTTACAAGTTTTAGAGAATCACCTGCAAGACTTTGAGTCTGAGATGGATTTAAAGACGCTTAGAGCTATCTTTTTTCAAATCATAAGTAAAGAGACCATTTCATTTATGGGAGAACCTCTCAATGGTTTACAGATGATGGGAGTTTTAGAAACGCGAACATTGGACTTCAAAAACCTCATTGTTCTTAGTGTAAACGAAGAAAAATTACCTGCTGGTAAGTCGGTTAATTCCTTTATTCCTTTTGTGTTGAAGAAGTATTTTAAAATGCCAACGCATGAGGAGAGAGATGCTATTTTTGCTTATCACTTTTACCGATTGCTTCAACGTGCAGAAAACGTCTTTTTACTCTACAATACCCAAAGCGACGATTTTGGAAGTGGCGAAAAAAGCCGTTTCATCACTCAGATAAGCAATGAGCTTTCACATTTGAACATTAAAGAAAAAGTCTTACAATCCAATGCTTCACATTCTACTGAATTTCAACCCATTTGTATTAGAAAAACAGATGCTGTGAAGGAACGTATTTTAGAGTGGGCAAATCACAAAGTGTCCCCAACATCCCTTAATACATTTATAAACTGTAAGCTGCAATTTTACTTCAAATATATTGCTAAAATATATGTTGAAGATGATTTGGTAGAGTTCATGGAAGCGCATTCTTTTGGCACTATTATTCATGAAGCATTACACCACGCTTATCAGACTCACTTAGAAGCTACATTGACCGTTGAAAATTTAGATCAAATAAAAGATTTAACCCTTACTTTGATTGATGAGGGTTTTAAAAAAGAAGTAGGTCAAGCCATGTATCAGGGTAAAAATCACCTTATTTGGAAAGTAGCACAACGACTTACTAAGAATTATTTTGAGATTGAAAAACAATTTATAAATGATAGTATAGCACCTTTAAAGGTAACCGATACCGAACGTTCTTTACCCTATGAATTGACCGTTAAGGGTGTGAATTTCAAACTATTTGGAAATGTTGATAGGGTAGATCAAGTAGGAGATTCCATTCGAATAGTCGATTATAAATCGGGTAAAGTGAATCAAAGTGAACTGAAATTCAAAGAATTTTCTGAGCTTACTGCCAATCCTAAAAAGTCTAAAGCCTTTCAGCTTATGACCTATGCTTACCTCTACTCCAAAAGTGTGTTGAAAGACGATACGCCTTTTAGAGCAGGTAACTATTCCTTTAGGAATTTAGAAGATGGTTTGATTTATGTTAAAATGGATAAAACACCTCTAAAAATGGATACTTCGGTCTTGGATGAATTCGAAGATGTTTTAAAAGACTTACTTTCTTCTATATTAGATGAGAAAAGCGATTTTTACCCTACCGATGATGAGTCTGCTTGTACTTGGTGTGACTTTAAAACAGTGTGTGGTAGGTGGTAG
- a CDS encoding UvrD-helicase domain-containing protein: protein MQKNLQIYRSSAGSGKTYTLVRNYIRIALIGDGKSFFPRYFRHILAITFTNKAASEMKERVLSFIADLSKGVGKGKQNSFFTNIQEDTSLSEEDIIERSQKILSAILHNYTDLSISTIDKFVFRIVRTFAHDLQMAQSFEVEMDQDQLIQPTVSFLISRIGTNKELSKALISFAISKADEGKSYNLEQSLEDFSKHLFSEKSEKFIDTLSHVSITDCLEVKDELNAEMFAFEEVLLEKRSEFMGFCKRHNLVASDFTSSYFYNYFDNFKKRSSSIFFPNPSVKKNVENNHWCSKAVDEDKKSIIEANSVYLIELFNQVQNHINKEYKNYVFNKLLSKNIYSIAVLNELSKELDQFKEENNVKHISEFNNAIAEIIRKEPAPFIYERLGERYHHFLIDEFQDTSVMQWHNLLPLVHNSLSEGYQNLIVGDAKQSIYRWRGGEVEQFVLLPNDILQSEMLPNPDELKQSLFNNTEEKVLSDNWRSHKEVVNFNNAFFTKLKTVISPELQKIYTSNEQNPMGKDGGYVHIDVTPKSKEFFKAQVMQKIIQQIHELRSLNYSLKDMAILCRTKKETFEAASSLNTAGINVLSDEALLLNASKEVHFILSLLSFLHLQSNKVAQTFILTYLHQRAEDKNQPLHSLLQSVGEGDLKPFYSYLKSLGIDLVPQSLWELPIYDLVERLIQLFAMPSTNVYLQYFLDAVHKFSIKNSNDVSAFLEWWEKNNEKEAIVVPEDTEAVKVMTVHKSKGLEFPIVFIPFNWKIGKPAEELWVDAKGKIKKMKVALLDNTKELEKSDYAQLHKGENDKSLMDDLNVLYVAMTRPKEQLYIFTESFGKSDKFNSLSQLIGHYFKDDAVDFPVRIGQLVPKQSADEEENDKGYHLSYESIKNWRKVIQLKNNSNQLWDVNLDRQQWGSLLHDALSKIHYLEDKDKVLNDLERNGLLTSDHKAKLRNRLDELLNDDEIKPFFSDKWEVKTEQEILLDSGDTYIPDRLLIKGDEVKVIDYKTGSDSRMESHKSQVDNYSNLLKMMGFEKISKYIIYTENMEKVVSW, encoded by the coding sequence ATGCAAAAAAATCTTCAGATATATCGCTCTTCAGCCGGCTCAGGAAAAACGTACACTTTGGTAAGAAACTATATTCGAATTGCTCTAATTGGTGATGGAAAGAGTTTTTTTCCAAGATATTTCAGACACATTCTAGCTATTACATTTACAAACAAAGCCGCTTCTGAAATGAAAGAAAGGGTCTTGTCCTTTATTGCTGATTTATCAAAAGGTGTTGGTAAAGGAAAGCAAAACTCATTTTTTACTAATATTCAGGAAGACACCTCACTTTCAGAGGAAGATATAATAGAACGTTCTCAAAAAATTCTAAGTGCTATACTCCATAACTATACAGATTTGTCAATTTCTACCATAGATAAGTTTGTATTTAGAATTGTAAGAACATTTGCTCACGATTTACAAATGGCACAATCCTTTGAGGTTGAGATGGATCAAGATCAATTGATTCAACCTACCGTATCGTTTCTAATAAGTAGAATAGGAACCAATAAGGAACTTTCTAAAGCCTTAATCTCTTTTGCAATTTCAAAGGCTGATGAAGGTAAAAGCTACAACCTCGAACAATCTTTGGAAGACTTTTCAAAGCATTTATTTTCTGAAAAATCGGAAAAATTTATTGATACTCTTTCACATGTGAGTATTACGGATTGCTTAGAAGTGAAGGATGAACTCAATGCTGAAATGTTTGCTTTTGAAGAAGTGCTATTAGAGAAACGATCAGAATTTATGGGATTCTGTAAAAGGCATAATTTAGTAGCAAGTGATTTTACCAGTAGTTATTTTTACAACTATTTTGATAATTTTAAAAAACGTTCATCCTCTATATTTTTTCCAAATCCGTCTGTCAAAAAAAATGTGGAAAATAACCACTGGTGTTCAAAAGCGGTAGATGAAGATAAAAAGTCGATAATAGAAGCCAATTCAGTTTACTTAATTGAATTGTTTAACCAAGTCCAGAATCACATTAATAAAGAATACAAGAACTATGTCTTTAATAAATTGCTTTCTAAAAATATTTATTCAATAGCAGTACTTAATGAGCTGTCCAAAGAGTTAGACCAATTCAAAGAAGAAAATAATGTTAAGCATATTTCAGAGTTTAACAATGCCATTGCTGAAATTATAAGAAAAGAACCTGCTCCATTTATTTATGAAAGGTTAGGCGAACGCTATCATCATTTTTTGATTGATGAATTTCAAGATACTTCGGTGATGCAATGGCACAATCTATTGCCATTAGTTCATAATTCCTTATCAGAAGGTTACCAAAACCTCATTGTAGGTGATGCCAAGCAATCTATTTACAGATGGAGAGGTGGAGAGGTGGAACAATTTGTTCTGCTTCCCAATGATATTCTTCAGTCAGAAATGTTACCAAACCCAGATGAACTTAAGCAAAGCTTATTCAATAATACTGAAGAAAAAGTGTTGTCAGATAATTGGCGAAGCCATAAAGAAGTCGTTAACTTCAATAATGCATTTTTCACAAAACTAAAAACAGTCATTAGTCCTGAGCTGCAAAAGATATATACCTCCAATGAGCAAAACCCTATGGGTAAAGATGGGGGCTATGTACATATCGATGTAACTCCTAAGTCTAAGGAGTTTTTTAAGGCTCAGGTTATGCAGAAAATAATTCAACAAATTCATGAGTTGAGGTCTTTGAATTACAGCCTAAAAGACATGGCTATTTTATGCCGCACGAAAAAAGAAACTTTTGAAGCAGCTTCAAGCCTAAATACTGCTGGCATCAATGTATTGTCAGATGAGGCACTTCTTTTAAACGCTTCAAAAGAGGTGCATTTTATATTATCTCTGTTGAGTTTTTTGCATCTCCAATCTAATAAAGTAGCACAAACATTTATACTGACATACCTTCATCAACGAGCTGAGGATAAAAATCAGCCTTTACACTCTTTATTGCAATCCGTTGGCGAGGGCGATTTAAAGCCGTTTTATTCCTATTTAAAGTCTTTAGGTATTGATTTAGTACCACAATCGCTATGGGAATTACCTATTTACGATTTGGTTGAACGTCTGATTCAGTTGTTTGCTATGCCATCCACTAATGTTTATCTCCAGTATTTTCTTGACGCAGTGCATAAATTCTCCATCAAGAATAGTAATGATGTTTCGGCTTTCTTAGAATGGTGGGAAAAGAACAATGAAAAAGAAGCTATCGTTGTTCCAGAAGATACTGAAGCAGTTAAGGTCATGACGGTACATAAATCTAAAGGTTTAGAGTTTCCCATTGTCTTTATACCTTTCAATTGGAAAATAGGAAAACCAGCAGAGGAATTATGGGTAGATGCTAAGGGAAAGATTAAGAAAATGAAAGTGGCCTTATTGGATAACACTAAGGAGTTGGAAAAATCTGATTATGCTCAGCTTCACAAGGGAGAAAACGATAAGTCATTGATGGATGATTTAAATGTTTTGTATGTGGCAATGACGCGACCCAAAGAACAGCTTTACATTTTCACCGAATCCTTTGGTAAAAGCGATAAATTTAATTCTCTGAGTCAGTTAATAGGTCATTACTTTAAAGATGATGCCGTTGATTTTCCAGTTCGAATAGGACAATTGGTGCCAAAACAAAGTGCAGATGAAGAAGAAAATGACAAAGGTTATCACTTATCATATGAATCTATAAAAAATTGGAGAAAGGTCATACAGTTAAAAAACAATTCTAATCAATTGTGGGATGTGAATTTAGACCGTCAACAATGGGGGAGTCTATTGCACGATGCTTTATCAAAAATTCATTATCTAGAAGATAAAGACAAAGTACTAAATGATTTGGAGAGAAACGGTTTATTGACTTCTGACCATAAAGCTAAGTTAAGAAATCGCCTTGATGAATTATTAAATGATGATGAAATAAAGCCATTCTTTTCGGATAAATGGGAGGTAAAAACAGAACAAGAAATTCTGTTAGATAGTGGCGACACTTACATCCCTGACCGTCTTTTAATAAAAGGCGATGAGGTAAAAGTCATTGATTATAAAACAGGTTCTGACTCAAGAATGGAAAGTCATAAATCCCAAGTAGATAATTATTCTAACTTATTGAAAATGATGGGTTTTGAGAAAATATCTAAATACATTATTTATACTGAAAACATGGAAAAAGTAGTATCGTGGTAG
- a CDS encoding c-type cytochrome, whose translation MQLNWSKIVLFLCCFGLLSCERDIPIVEAIDYNPAFIPFEVPRRFPSPNLPPDNPLSEEGIELGKKLFYDPILSGNNTLSCADCHFQSKGFSDPATFSVGIEGVLGTKNASAIINAAWNTSNFWDGRTISLEEQALGPVTSFIELHSPSWEQVSQELMDNLEYKVLFKQAFNADIIDSSHVVKAIAQFERILVSSESKFDKFLDYRASLTPSELRGKEIFNTEKGDCFHCHSYPLFTSNLFHNNGLDPEGIMDNGRFNVTNDPNDKGKFKSPTLRNVELTAPYMHDGRFATLEEVIEHYNFGGHNSSTIDPLMKKVDVGLGLTQQDKTDLINFLKTLTDTAFINNPDFRP comes from the coding sequence ATGCAATTGAACTGGAGTAAAATAGTACTGTTTTTATGCTGTTTTGGTTTACTTTCTTGCGAAAGAGATATCCCTATTGTAGAAGCTATTGACTACAATCCAGCCTTTATACCCTTTGAAGTTCCTAGAAGATTTCCATCACCAAATTTACCGCCTGATAATCCTCTTTCCGAGGAAGGAATTGAATTAGGAAAAAAACTATTTTACGACCCAATACTTTCAGGAAACAATACCTTATCTTGTGCTGACTGTCATTTTCAATCGAAAGGATTTAGTGACCCTGCAACATTTAGCGTAGGTATTGAAGGTGTTTTAGGCACAAAAAATGCTTCCGCAATTATTAATGCTGCATGGAATACCTCTAATTTTTGGGATGGAAGAACTATTTCATTGGAAGAACAAGCCCTTGGACCAGTTACAAGTTTTATTGAACTCCACTCACCATCATGGGAACAAGTTTCTCAGGAACTAATGGATAACTTGGAATACAAAGTTTTGTTCAAACAAGCCTTCAATGCAGATATTATTGACTCTTCACATGTAGTTAAAGCCATTGCCCAATTTGAAAGAATATTAGTTTCGTCTGAATCTAAATTTGATAAGTTTTTAGATTACAGAGCTAGCTTAACTCCTTCTGAATTAAGAGGTAAAGAAATTTTTAACACTGAAAAAGGAGATTGTTTTCATTGCCACTCTTATCCTTTATTTACGAGTAATCTGTTTCATAACAACGGATTAGATCCTGAAGGCATAATGGATAATGGTAGATTTAATGTAACTAATGACCCTAATGATAAAGGTAAATTCAAAAGTCCAACACTTCGAAATGTAGAGTTAACAGCACCTTACATGCATGATGGAAGGTTCGCTACACTTGAAGAAGTAATTGAACACTACAACTTCGGAGGGCATAATTCCTCTACAATCGACCCACTAATGAAAAAGGTTGATGTTGGATTAGGTTTGACTCAACAAGATAAAACTGATCTTATTAACTTTTTGAAAACATTAACTGACACCGCTTTCATAAACAATCCTGATTTCCGACCTTAG
- a CDS encoding T9SS type A sorting domain-containing protein yields the protein MYYYQNRTLHLVLSLFLLSLSFVSEAQDLRCGTMERLEYECKDNHNLLQKRNTINKAIKEWKKNSSTPNSYTIPVVFHVIYKNQDEYVSFEQIMSQLDVLNQDFNRTNSDANQTPSEFLDVAADCNISFCLAQRTENNDTTSGITYTQTSVSSFSLYDNRIFQDSLGGKTIWNSSDYLNIYVCDLTNALGFSSFPGGNPNRDAVVVDFSNFGTIDIAPPFNKGRTATHELGHWLDLYHIWGPGNCGSDEVDDTPSQETENYGCPSHPSPTCDNNGDMFQNYMDYTNDACMNLFTNGQKERMHATLNTERLGIGNADFCQLPYEDIGINNNVQPSENEIYCGENLELITSLFNYSENTITKASIFYQIDDDNPIEYEWSGNLNPNTSQEINLGNITFSTGEHTLKIYSSSPNSFRDINPTNDTTFLTFTITQGTNIDFVIQTDNYAEENYWAILNNQNDTILSENELVSNEINSFNYCQDLDSCYTLVIYDIYEDGMCCDFGNGYVSVNGQNFSGNFGSELQIDLCNTIDINEVKEINSVLVYPNPTNDYITVESKTSIELIRIYDLYGKNLVQKNCHSNKELVNLYPLSSGAYFLQLITNKQTHSVKIIKK from the coding sequence ATGTATTACTATCAAAACCGTACGTTACACTTAGTGCTTAGCCTATTTTTGCTAAGCCTTTCTTTTGTTTCTGAAGCTCAAGATTTAAGGTGTGGAACTATGGAGCGTCTTGAGTATGAATGCAAAGACAATCATAATTTATTACAAAAAAGAAACACCATTAATAAGGCTATCAAAGAATGGAAAAAAAATAGCTCAACACCAAATTCATACACTATACCAGTCGTCTTTCACGTGATTTATAAAAACCAAGATGAATACGTTTCGTTTGAACAGATTATGAGCCAATTAGATGTATTAAATCAAGATTTCAATAGGACCAATTCGGATGCTAATCAAACACCTAGTGAGTTTCTTGATGTTGCTGCTGATTGTAACATTAGCTTTTGTTTAGCACAGCGTACTGAAAATAACGACACAACTTCTGGCATCACATACACGCAAACAAGTGTAAGCTCATTTTCATTGTATGACAATCGTATTTTTCAAGATTCTTTGGGTGGAAAAACCATTTGGAATAGCTCAGACTATCTCAATATTTACGTCTGTGATTTAACTAATGCTTTAGGTTTTTCTTCATTTCCTGGGGGAAACCCAAACAGAGATGCCGTAGTTGTTGATTTCTCAAACTTTGGTACAATTGATATAGCTCCACCGTTTAATAAAGGCAGAACTGCTACGCACGAACTGGGCCATTGGCTAGACCTTTATCACATTTGGGGACCAGGAAATTGCGGCTCTGATGAAGTAGACGACACGCCTAGTCAAGAGACTGAAAATTACGGTTGCCCTTCACATCCTAGCCCTACATGTGATAATAATGGTGATATGTTTCAAAACTACATGGATTACACCAATGATGCTTGTATGAATTTGTTTACAAATGGACAAAAAGAACGCATGCATGCTACTCTCAATACGGAAAGATTAGGTATTGGTAATGCTGACTTCTGTCAACTTCCTTATGAGGATATTGGCATTAACAATAATGTTCAACCATCTGAAAATGAAATTTATTGCGGTGAAAACCTTGAACTTATTACTTCATTATTTAATTATTCTGAGAATACTATAACTAAGGCAAGCATTTTTTATCAAATTGATGATGATAATCCAATTGAATATGAATGGTCAGGAAATTTAAATCCTAATACCTCTCAAGAAATAAATTTAGGAAACATTACCTTTAGTACTGGTGAACATACTTTAAAGATTTATAGCTCCTCTCCTAATTCCTTTAGAGATATTAACCCAACAAATGACACAACCTTCCTTACTTTTACAATCACACAAGGAACTAATATAGATTTTGTCATTCAAACAGATAATTATGCTGAGGAAAATTATTGGGCAATTTTAAATAACCAAAACGATACGATTCTTTCTGAGAATGAATTAGTGAGTAATGAAATTAATTCATTTAACTACTGCCAAGATTTAGACAGTTGTTACACTCTAGTAATATACGATATTTACGAAGATGGAATGTGTTGTGATTTTGGTAATGGATATGTTTCAGTTAATGGTCAGAATTTTAGCGGTAATTTTGGCTCAGAACTTCAAATAGACTTATGCAATACCATTGATATTAATGAAGTAAAAGAAATAAATTCTGTACTGGTTTACCCTAATCCAACGAATGATTACATCACTGTTGAATCAAAAACATCCATTGAATTAATAAGAATTTATGATTTATATGGTAAAAATCTAGTTCAAAAAAATTGCCATAGCAATAAAGAACTCGTAAATTTGTATCCACTCAGTTCGGGCGCATACTTTTTGCAGCTAATTACTAACAAACAAACACACTCTGTTAAGATAATCAAAAAATGA
- a CDS encoding T9SS type A sorting domain-containing protein: MKKYFILLSISLVSLLSIAQISINKTPISSTETLSRDVPTLEIASPDMLIIENEDQDASLKGKPYRYAKLIDCDIDPSTNGLWEELDNGVRVWRLNIQSENAKALSLYFDAFWIPSNGELYIYNEDKSKILGAYTNRNNHESGVFAHEIIEGDKLCIEYVQRGAGNPILHIDKISYAYRSIKTSIDLKNFGDSEDCHNNVNCPEGDDWQDVKTAVCRLSIRIGNNSYWCSGSLVNNTAEDCTPYVLTAEHCAYDDDNNNYASSNDMNQWVFYFNYEADICENPSSNPSSNTMTGCSFVSRSSNNGNWGGTSDFYLVELNNSLPFDYGLYVAGWNRSNTASPEGVGIHHPAGDIKKISTYTQSTVSVNSGRDWRVKWVNTESGHGVTEGGSSGSPLFNMDKQIIGDLSTGSSACSPSQFLTGPDNYGKFSESWDQNGNTNNLRLKPWLDPTNSGVISMSGKLCGSPTVANFIAAYTHVKTGLPTQFYYTGTGNPATYNWTFYGNGVTPSNSTDASPVVVYSNDGNYTVRLDVTDAVDNDSYEIKSAYIKVDQFGGSIGIEENRLSVNIFPNQSTGIVYLSQNISNDAEVRVLTLLGKEIYSNTLLETLKIDLSEFNNGVYFIEVRNENSFISERLILNR, translated from the coding sequence ATGAAAAAATACTTTATTTTACTATCTATATCTCTAGTATCCCTTTTATCCATTGCTCAAATAAGCATAAATAAAACACCTATAAGTTCAACGGAAACTCTTTCAAGAGATGTACCTACTTTAGAAATTGCATCTCCTGATATGCTAATAATTGAAAATGAAGACCAAGATGCATCTTTAAAAGGTAAACCCTACCGTTACGCTAAACTTATTGATTGTGATATTGACCCTAGTACAAATGGATTGTGGGAAGAATTAGATAATGGTGTTCGTGTTTGGAGACTAAATATTCAATCAGAAAATGCAAAGGCACTTTCCCTTTATTTTGACGCATTTTGGATACCTTCTAATGGAGAGCTGTATATCTATAATGAAGATAAATCTAAAATATTAGGAGCTTACACAAATAGAAACAACCATGAAAGTGGTGTATTTGCTCATGAAATTATTGAAGGTGATAAATTATGTATAGAATATGTTCAAAGAGGTGCTGGAAATCCAATTTTACACATCGATAAGATATCCTACGCTTATCGTTCAATTAAAACTTCAATAGATCTGAAAAACTTTGGAGATTCAGAAGATTGTCATAATAATGTAAATTGTCCTGAAGGAGACGATTGGCAAGATGTTAAAACAGCCGTTTGTAGACTAAGTATAAGAATTGGTAATAATTCATACTGGTGCAGTGGATCTCTAGTCAATAATACTGCAGAAGACTGCACCCCTTATGTATTGACTGCCGAGCATTGTGCTTATGATGATGACAATAACAACTACGCCTCTAGCAATGACATGAACCAATGGGTGTTTTATTTTAATTATGAAGCTGATATTTGCGAAAACCCTAGTTCAAATCCTAGTTCAAATACAATGACTGGGTGCTCATTTGTATCTAGAAGTAGTAATAATGGAAACTGGGGAGGTACATCTGATTTTTATCTGGTAGAGCTCAATAATAGCTTACCTTTTGACTACGGTTTGTATGTAGCGGGCTGGAACAGAAGTAATACAGCTTCACCCGAAGGTGTAGGTATACACCACCCTGCCGGAGACATCAAGAAAATATCAACTTACACCCAATCTACTGTTTCTGTAAATAGCGGAAGAGATTGGAGAGTAAAATGGGTAAACACTGAAAGTGGACATGGTGTAACTGAAGGTGGTTCGTCAGGAAGTCCACTGTTTAATATGGACAAGCAAATTATTGGTGATTTATCAACAGGTAGTTCTGCATGTTCACCTTCACAGTTTTTAACTGGCCCTGATAATTATGGTAAATTTTCAGAAAGTTGGGACCAAAATGGTAATACTAATAATCTAAGGCTAAAACCTTGGTTAGACCCTACAAATTCTGGAGTAATTTCTATGAGTGGAAAACTTTGTGGCTCACCAACAGTTGCTAACTTTATTGCAGCCTACACTCATGTAAAAACAGGTTTACCAACTCAATTCTATTATACAGGAACAGGAAATCCTGCAACATATAACTGGACGTTTTATGGTAATGGAGTAACTCCTTCCAACTCAACAGATGCGTCCCCAGTTGTAGTGTATTCTAACGACGGAAACTATACAGTAAGGCTTGATGTTACAGATGCTGTAGATAACGATAGTTATGAAATTAAATCTGCTTATATAAAGGTTGATCAGTTCGGTGGAAGCATAGGAATTGAAGAAAATAGACTATCTGTTAATATTTTTCCAAATCAATCAACCGGAATAGTTTATCTCAGTCAAAATATATCCAATGACGCTGAAGTAAGAGTATTAACTCTATTAGGTAAAGAAATTTACTCCAATACTTTACTGGAAACTCTGAAGATAGACTTATCGGAATTTAATAATGGCGTTTACTTTATTGAAGTAAGAAATGAGAATTCTTTTATTAGCGAAAGATTGATTTTAAATAGATAA